Proteins encoded within one genomic window of Alteribacter populi:
- a CDS encoding MarR family transcriptional regulator: protein MEDYRNYHLLMNYIRGIAKILEEEWQASARDRGLTLAEQHVMWIVYLEERASISTIAKVGLWDRSTVMQVIKRLLNKGFVKVLKDERDLRVSYVMLTDEGLVKRGETQEGTFRLFDFIESYKKDHPSFIEDLVTFHREANQEFHGKEFVDWVERTAK, encoded by the coding sequence ATGGAAGATTACCGCAATTATCACCTTCTAATGAATTATATAAGAGGCATTGCCAAAATACTTGAAGAAGAATGGCAGGCGAGCGCTCGAGATCGAGGCCTGACACTAGCTGAACAACACGTAATGTGGATTGTTTACTTAGAGGAACGAGCTTCTATTTCTACAATTGCAAAAGTGGGGCTGTGGGATCGCTCCACAGTTATGCAAGTAATTAAGCGTCTTCTGAATAAAGGTTTTGTAAAAGTACTCAAAGATGAAAGGGATCTCCGTGTCTCCTATGTGATGTTAACAGATGAAGGATTAGTAAAGCGCGGAGAAACACAAGAAGGAACCTTTCGATTATTCGATTTTATTGAATCCTATAAGAAAGATCATCCTTCTTTTATCGAAGATCTCGTCACTTTTCATCGTGAGGCCAACCAAGAATTTCATGGAAAAGAGTTCGTTGATTGGGTGGAAAGAACAGCAAAATAG